The following is a genomic window from Amycolatopsis cihanbeyliensis.
CACATCGGCGAGTTCCTGAGCCGGGTGCTGGCCGAGTCCGGTCATGACGTGGTGGTGTTGAGCCGTCGAGACGACCTCGCGCTGGGTCCCGGCGTCCGCTGCGTCCGCTGGGACGGCCGCACCCCGGGGGCCTGGGTCGCGGAGCTGGACGGCTGCGACGCGGTGATCAACCTGGCCGGCCGCACGGTGAGCTGCCGCTACACCCCGAGGAACCTGCGGGCGATGATGAACTCGCGGGTGGACTCCACCCGCGCCGTGGGCGCGGCGATCGAGCGGGCGGCCGACCCGCCGCGGGTGTGGTTGCAGATGAGCACGGCCACGATCTACGCGCATCGCTTCGACGCCGCCAACGACGAGGCGACCGGCATCATCGGCGGCACGGAGACCGATGTTCCGGGGTACTGGGCGTTCAGCGTGGACATCGCCAGGGCGTGGGAACGGGCGCAACAGCAGGCGGACACGCCGCATACCCGCAAGGTCGCGCTCCGCACGGCCATGGTGATGAGCCCCGGTCGCGGCGGGGTCTTCGACATGCTGCTCCGGATGGTCCGGCTCGGCCTCGGCGGCTCGGTGGCCGGGGGCGAGCAGTTCGTCTCCTGGATCCACGATCGGGACCTGCTGCGCGCGGTCGAGTTCCTGCTGGACCGCGACGACCTGCACGGTCCGGTCAACCTGGCCGCGCCGAACCCCCTGCCACACCGCGAGTTCATGCGTGCGCTCCGCGCCGCGCGCGGCATACCGTTCGGCCTGCCCGCGACCGCGTGGATGGCCGAGATCGGGGCATTCGCCCTACGCTCCGACACCGAACTGCTGCTCAAGAGCCGCCGGGTCGCCCCTGGGGTGCTGCTGGACGCGGGCTTCGCCTTCGACCACCCGCACTGGCCGGACGCGGCGCAGGACCTGGTGTGCCGGACCCGGTACGGCGCGAGCGTCCCGTCCGGCAGGGCGTAGAGCGGGAGCGCGCCGGGCCCGTCGCCGCCCGAAAAGGTCCATCACCCCGGCGGGCGGTACCGGTGCGTCGTTGATCAGACAGACCAGGCATCCGGTAGACGGGTCAGCGACCAAGAAAACGAACGGGGCCTGCGGCCGCGCTGGCCATGTGGACAGAATGCGCCGGTGGAACCACCAATTGCGGAAAGACGGCCAACCGCCATGCCGCGTGCAGTATGGTGTACGTCCATCAATTCCACAGGCAATCCAAGATCAAAATGCGCGGGGTGCCATGAGTAATGACAACAGTTACAACAGGTACGAACCCGATGGTTACCGGTACGAACGTGATGGCTTGACGGAGGCAAGGAATCACTTCGCTTCCGGAGCCACTAGCCTGGACGAAGCGATATCGGGTGAACTGACCGCCGCCGATGCCGGTGCATCGTCGGTGGTCGTGGCGGACGCCCTGGTCCGGGTGCGTATGGCCGGTATCCTGCTCGCCCACGCCATGGATGACATCGCAACGAAGATCGATGCCGCCCAGGGCGCATACGACGAGATCGAGAACACCGCCGAAGGCGCCGTCCGCTACGTGGAGTGGGGACGAGAGTACATGGAAGGCACCCGAAATGTTGGTGTCGATCTACCTCCGCTGGAATCGCCGTGAACGCCAGCATCCCGGCGAAACTCGACGAACGACGGGAGAAACGCGATGCCACGACCGCTCAGCACCAAGGTTAATGGCAGCTCGACGTCGTGCCGTATCGCCGCGGAACGGCTGGACACCTGGGAACGTCTCGGCCAGGACGCCGGCGATCAGGCGGGGCGAGGCATCAATCTCGCCGAGTCGTCATGGGATGGCCCGGCGTTCGAGGCGTTTCGGGACGCCATCGCCGGTCTCGTGCCGGGTAGTGACGACCTGGCGCACAGCGCACGCCTTTACGCGAACGCGCTGCGCGACTTCTCGTCCTCGCTGGACGCCGTCAAGGACCGTGTCCAGGTCGCGATCGACAAGGCGGTCCGTGGCGGTTTGGAAGTAACCGACGAATCGATTCTTCCACCCGTGCCGACCGGCTGGGCCCGGATCGGCCTGCCTTCATCCGGTGACATTACGAAGGCCGCCCAACAAGGGTCACTCGGACTGGAATTCGAGCTCCGGAATGTCAGCCTGAACATCGACCAGTTGACCGAGCGGGAAGAGTACCGGTCCGCCGTCGACGAGCACAACAGAAAGGTCGACGTCTTCAACGAGTGCAAGGCTGTCCTCTGCGAGGCACGCAGGATGGAGGAGGAGTCACATAGTGATCTCCACCGCGTTCTCGTGCCGCAGGGGCAGGACGAGTTCACCGAGGTAACCCCCGAGGAAGGGGCGCAGCACGCCACCGGGTCCTCACTCAACGTCGCCACCGAACTCAGCGAGCACCACAAGGCCGCGTGGGCCAGGGCGGGCGCGGCGTTCACCGTAGGCACGGAGATCGCCAAGGCCGCCGCCGGCGAGCAGCCGTGGACCGTG
Proteins encoded in this region:
- a CDS encoding TIGR01777 family oxidoreductase; the encoded protein is MRIVLPGGTGHIGEFLSRVLAESGHDVVVLSRRDDLALGPGVRCVRWDGRTPGAWVAELDGCDAVINLAGRTVSCRYTPRNLRAMMNSRVDSTRAVGAAIERAADPPRVWLQMSTATIYAHRFDAANDEATGIIGGTETDVPGYWAFSVDIARAWERAQQQADTPHTRKVALRTAMVMSPGRGGVFDMLLRMVRLGLGGSVAGGEQFVSWIHDRDLLRAVEFLLDRDDLHGPVNLAAPNPLPHREFMRALRAARGIPFGLPATAWMAEIGAFALRSDTELLLKSRRVAPGVLLDAGFAFDHPHWPDAAQDLVCRTRYGASVPSGRA